In Sciurus carolinensis chromosome 17, mSciCar1.2, whole genome shotgun sequence, one genomic interval encodes:
- the LOC124967938 gene encoding olfactory receptor 7G2-like, producing the protein MELINQTAVSEFLLLGLTDDPALQPLIFSLFLSMYLVTILGNLLIILAVTSDPQLHTPMYFFLSNLSFTDICISTTTIPKMLVNIQAEDQSISYRSCISQVCFVLIFGGLESCLLAVMAYDCYVAICHPLRYTSIMNSRLCVLLVLLCLLVTTVNALLHTLLLMRLSFCTDQGIPHFFCELAQVLKLACSDALTDNILIYVVACMFGGLPLSGIILSYVHIVSSDLRMPSSGGKHKAFSTCGSHLPVVSFFCGTGFGVYISSAVTDSSRKTSVASLMYTVVTQMLNPFIYSLRNRDIKGALRKLIGSTATPL; encoded by the coding sequence ATGGAACTCATAAATCAAACAGCTGtttcagaattccttctcctgGGGCTGACAGATGACCCAGCACTACAGCCCCTCATCTTCAGCCTCTttctgtccatgtacctggtcaccatcctggggaacctgctcatcatcctggctgtcaccTCTGACCCCCAACttcacacccccatgtacttcttcctctccaacctgtccttcactGACATCTGCATAAGCACAACCACCATCCCCAAAATGCTGGTCAACATCCAAGCAGAGGATCAGAGCATCAGTTACAGAAGCTGCATCTCCCAGGTctgctttgttttgatttttggtggTTTAGAAAGTTGTCTGcttgcagtgatggcctatgactgctatgtggccatttgccaCCCCCTAAGATACACATCCATCATGAATTCCCGCCTCTGTGTTCTGCTAGTTCTACTCTGCCTATTGGTCACCACTGTGAatgccctcctccacactctgctGTTGATGAGGCTGTCCTTCTGCACTGACCAGGggatcccccacttcttctgtgaacttgctcaggTCCTCAAGCTGGCCTGTTCTGACGCCCTCACTGACAACATCCTGATATATGTTGTAGCTTGTATGTTTGGTGGTCTTCCTCTCTCTGGGATCATTTTGTCTTATGTTCACATTGTGTCCTCTGACTTGAGAATGCCCTCATCAGGAGGGaagcataaagccttttccacctgtgggtctcacctgccTGTTGTCTCCTTTTTCTGTGGGACGGGATTTGGAGTATACATTAGTTCTGCAGTGACTGACTCATCCAGGAAGACATCAGTGGCTTCATTGATGTATACTGTGGTTACTCAGATGCTGAATCCCTTTATCTACAGCTTGAGGAACAGGGACATAAAGGGAGCCCTGAGGAAACTCATTGGCAGTACAGCTACTCCTCTCTAA